Below is a genomic region from Sneathia vaginalis.
TTTTCTTGCCTGAATAAATGTATCTATGTTATCCTTTGCTGTATGTTCTCGATTCATAAGCTGTAATATTTTATCATTAAAACTTTGCATACCTATGCTGAGTCGATTAATTCCTAGTGAATGTAACTGACATAGTTTGGTATAGTCCATATTTGTTGGATTAAGTTCTAAAGTAATTTCTGTTTTTTCTGTAAATTTAAGTGTATTTAATATTCTTCCTATTTGTTCTACACTAAGTACAGATGGTGTACCTCCACCAAAGTAAATACTATCATATACGATATCTTTATCATACATAGATATTTCCTTTATTAAATATTCTGTATATTTTTCATACTGATTTTGCATATTAGTTAGAATGTAAAAGTCACAGTATGAACATTTTTTATTACAAAAAGGAATATGTATATATATACTATCTACCATAAATTTCTCCTTGGCACTTTATAAGCCGAATTCTGTATTTGTTAATCATTTTTCTAGACTTATACTTGCGTATAGGTTCAAGCGAATACCCCAAAGACTCAGCGGGCAACCGATATATCTTTAATTTTTCTTGCTTCAGAAGGGGTTTACCTAGCTATCTTAGTCTCCTAAGACACTGGTGAGCTCTTACCTCACCGTTTCACCCTTACAATTTCTTGCGGTCTATTTTCTGTGGCACTTTCCTTAGAATTACTTCTAGCAGCCATTAACTGCCTTCCTGCCCTATGAAGTTCGGACTTTCCTCAAAGTTTTACCCTTGCGATTAACCAAAGTACCAAGGCTACTAAATTATACTATAATTTGCGTTGTTTTTCAAATTATAATTAATTCATCACTTCCTTACGAATAATTTATGTGAATTTCCACATTTTTTATTCGTACATATTTTGCCATAAAATATGTACAAGTAAGAAAGGTATGTATAATTCCTTTTATTTCATTAAATATTGAAAAAATTTAAATCTTGAATTATACCATTGTGCGATTATACTAATAATAATAAGGAGGACATATATATGCTAACTAAACGGAGTATTGATTTGATTTATGATATTTCCACAGAAAAATATACTCTCACTGAACTAGCTAATAAACATCATATATCTGATAGAATGTTAAGATATGATATAAATGAAATAAATGAAGTTTTTATTAAATATTTTAATGATAATATTATTGAAATAAAAAATTCAAATGTATATTTATTAATAGATCCTACAACATATAATAAATATATTTCTCAATTACCTATAGAAATTTATACTCTTACTTCAAATGAACGTGAATACTTAATTATTTTAGATATTTTATTATTTAACAATAAATTTAAGATTCAAGAAATATGTGATACATATTTAGTTAGTAAAAGTACTACAAGACAAATCATAAAAAATATTTCTTATATACTATCAAAATATAAATTAAAACTTTGCGTATCATCAAGCATAAATAAAGGTTATACACTTGTAGCAAATGAATTAGACATTAGAAAATTTTTGATTAATCATTTACAAGACAAACGGCAAATAACAGAAAATAATCCTTTTATGGAAAAATTAATTGAAAATAAAATAAATAAATTCTCTTGTGCAACTACAATAAAACAAGCTAAAAATGAAATTTTAAATTTTTTAAAAGAATATGACCTAAACATTAATGATGAAGCTTTTATGATTGTTTCTTATTACTTATTTCTTGCTAAAAATAGAAATTATCAAGGTTTTCATATTAAAAATGAAAGTATAGATAATAGAACATTTTTATACAACACAAAAGAATATAATTGTGTTAAGCAAAAAATAAATAAAGTATATTTTAATGAAAATGATATTTTAGTTATAACTGATTTTTTAATAGGTCTGTATAATTTTAATAAAAACTATTCTTTCTTCGCAAATTGGGTTTTAACTGAACAACTAGTATTTAATATTTTAAAAAAATTAAGTAATGAATTTAACATAGATTTTACTAAAGATAAAATTTTAATAAATGAATTATTGCATCATATTAAACCTGCAATTTATAGGATGAAAAATAATTTAAAATTAAGTGAAAGTATTGTGGATCAAGTTATTAAAGAATATGGTGAAACTTATTTCAAAGTAAATAAAGCTTTAGAATATTTGAAAGATATTCTTAATATAGAATTAGATGCTGATGAAATATCCTTTATCACAATTATGATACAAAGATCTATAAAAAGAAATTCGAAAATTAAAGTAAGTAATTATCCTAAAATACTAATAATTTGTGGATTTGGTTACTCAAGTTCAAAATTAATAGCAGAAAATTTAAATGAAAATTTTTATGTAAATATAGTGGATACTATTCCATATAATAAGCTACAAAATTATAAAAATATATCTAATATTGATTTAATAATAACAACAATAGATATTACTCTAAATACTCATGATATTTTAAAAGTAAACACTATTTTCAATGAAGAAGATATAAACAAATTATCTGATTATGGACTTGTAAAAAGAAATATAAAAATTCCTGAAAAAGAATTATTAGAGTTTATTGAAAATAACAGAAATCTCTCTAAAGAAAATTTAAAAATAAAAATAAGAGAAAACTTTAAAAATTATATTTTAGAAGAAATTGATGAGAATAATTACAAAAATTTTTATGAATTTTTAAATAAAAATAATACTAGATTCCAATTAGATATTAATAACTTAGATGAACTTTTAAATACAATCAATGAATTAATGTGTTCTAATGGATATACTACTCCAAAATATATTAATTCTCTAAAAATACAAATTAAAAAATATGGTTCATACATACAAATTGGTAAAAAAACAATTCTACCTCATGGAGAATTAAATGTTGATGTTTTAAAAACTGGGTTTGTTTTAATAACTTTAAAAAATCCAATAAATTTCTTTGGAGAAAAAATAAGTATAATTATTGCTCTAGCATCTAAAAATGTTGAAGAACATAGACTTGCAGTTTTAGATATAAATAAATATTTGAAAAATAATGATTTTGAAACAAAATTAGAAAAAATAAAAAATTACATTGAATTAATTAAATTTTTAAAGTCATTATTTGTAGAAGGTGATTCTAATGAAAATAGTAGATATTAATAATATCTTATATAAAGAAAAATTAAAAACGAAAGAAAAGATTATAAAAAAAATGCTAACTAAAGTTACTAATGATACATTAAAAGAAAAAAATCTTTTCAATGAAATTATCAAACGTGAAGAAATAGAAAATACTGTCATTGGCTTTAATTTCGCTATACCACATTCGAAAACTGATTTTGTTGACAAACCTTATGTTATTTATGCACAATTAGAAAATGAAATTGAATGGGCTAAAAATGAAGAACTTGTAAAATATGTCATGCTAGTTCTAGTACCTAAAAAAAATTCTGATGTTCACATTGATATTTTAAAAGATATCTCAACGAAACTTATTAATGAGGACTTTAGAAAAAAATTAGAAAATGTAAAAAATATTTCAGAAATATATGAAGTATTAAATGTTTAAGGAGATGAATATATTATGGCAAAATTTGTTGCAATCTGTGCATGCCCTATGGGATTAGCACATACATTTATGGCAGCTGATTCTTTAAAAAAAGCTGCTGAAGAATTAGGAGTAGAAATTAAAATAGAAACTCAAGGTGCTGATGGCATAAAAAATGAATTAACAAAAAAAGATATTAAAGAAGCTGATGCTGTTATACATGCAATTGCTATCACACCTCAAGGTATTGAAAGATTTGATGATGTTGATGTTTATGAAATATCATTGAAAGAAGCTATTAGAGAAGGAAAACAAGTTCTTCAAGAAATAATGGAAGAATTAAATTTAAAATAGGAGGATAGTTTATGGCTATAAGAAGAAGAGGACATGAAGTCTCAGGATTTCAAAGTTTTTACAAACATATTATGACAGGTATATCATATATGATACCTATTCTAATTATGGGTGGATTAATTGGAGCATTTTCACAAGTAATTCCATATGTAATTTTTAAATTAAGTCCATCAGTATCAATTTTAGATGCTATAAATTCTGGTAATTTTACAGGTATGAATCTACAATTATTAAAATTAGCTTCACTTATGGAAAGCTTTGGATTCACATTATTTTCATTTGCTATACCTATGTTTGCAGCATTTGTTGCAAATTCAATAGGTGGTAAGACTGCATTAGCTGCAGGATTTATAGGTGGATATATTGCAAATAAACCTATATCTGTTATAAAACTAGTTGATGGTGTTTTTGATAAAGTATCACCTGTTCCAAGTGGTTTCTTAGGAGCTATATTAATCGCTATATTTGTCGGATATACTGTTAAATGGCTAAATAAACATATTAAATTACCTGAAAATTGGTTAGCATTTAAAACTACATTTTTAATACCATTATTATCAGCTGTATTATGCATGATAGCTATGATTTTCGTAGTAACACCAGTAGGTGGATGGATAAATATACAAATTAGAAATATTCTAGAATTAGCTGGTAAACAAGGTGAATATGTTTATGCATTAATATTATCAGCAGCAACTGCTTTTGATTTAGGAGGACCTGTTAATAAAGCAGCAGGATTTGTTGCATTAGGATTTACAACTGAAAAAATATTACCTTTAACAGCAAGAAATATTGCTATAGTAATACCTTCTATTGGTCTTGGATTATCAACTATGATAGATAGATTATTAGTCGGTAGAAGAGTATATAATAAAGAATTCTATGATGCTGGTAAAACTTCTATGTTCTTAGCATTTATGGGTATAAGTGAAGGTGCTATACCTTTTGCATTAGAAAATCCTATGTTTGTTATCCCACTATATGTAATATCTGCAATAATAGGATCATTAACTGCAATTTTACTTGGTGCTGTACAATGGTTCCCTGAATCAGCAATATGGGCATGGCCATTAGTAGAAGGTTTACCACAATATATACTTGGTATTTTAGTAGGTTCAGTTATAATTGCTATTGTAAATGTATTCTATAGAAACTATCAAATTAAAAATGGAAAAATACAAGTAGATGACGATGATGAAATATAATTTTGATGAAATTGTTAATACAAATAATGATATAAGAAGAAAATGGAATAAAGATATAATTAAAAATATTTTTAATATAGAACCTACTGAAAATTTTATACCTTTGTGGATAGCTGACATGGATTTTAAAGTACCAGAAAATCTAAAAAGCGAAATAATAAAGTTTATTTCAGAGTCAAATATGGGTTATACTTTTCTTACTGATGACTTCTTTAATTGTATAATAAATTGGTATAATAAAAGGAAAAATATCGTATTAAAAAAAGAATGGATAAATATTACATATGGTACTGTTGGAGCATTACATATATTAAATCAAGTATTTCTGAATGAAAATGATTGTTCACTTATACTTACACCAGTATATGAACCATTTAAAAATGCAGCAACAGATAATAACAGAAATATTGTAACATCTAAATTAATTATAAAAGAAAATCGATATTATATAAATTTTTTAGATGTAGAAAATAAAATCAAAAAATTTCATCCAAAATTATTTATCCTATGTAATCCACATAATCCATCTGGAAGAATATGGAACTTAAATGAATTAAATAAAATTGCTAAATTATGCTATGAAAATGATGTTATACTTGTTTCTGATGAAGTCCATTCTGAAATGATTCATATTGGAAAATATTATAGTTCCTTAAATATTGATAATAGATATATTAATAATTTAATTGTTTTAAGTTCACCTAATAAAGCTTTTAATCTTGGTGGACTTAAAACATCATATTCTATCATACCCAATAAACTACTAAGAGAAAAATTTAAATGTGGAATGAAAAAAAATTCTGTAACATCTCCTAATATAATAGGTTTAATTTGTTTAGTTACAGCATATAATAAATGTGAAGATTGGTTAGATGAATTAACAAAATATATTTATGAAAATTATAAACTTTTTTCATCTAATTTAGAAAAAATAGGACTATCTTATCAAAAAATGGAATCATCATATCTAATATGGGTGAATTTAGAAAATACAAAAAAAGATGGAAAATGGTGGACAACTAAACTTAAAGAAAAAGGAATATTAGTTGAAACTGGTTATGATTTTATTGAGAATGGAGAAAATTTTATAAGAATAAATTTAGGTATCCCAAGAAAATATCTATTTAAAGTACTAGAAATAATGAAAGAAGAATGTTATGAACTTACTAGAAACTCTAAGTAATTTAGATGCTGTTGCTTCTAATGAAGATGAAATTAAAAACTTTTTAAAAACTGAATTGTCACAATATGCAGACGAAATTCTGTATGATAATCTAGGATCAATAATATTTAAAATTGGAAATAATGATAATTTTAAAATTATGCTTGATGCTCATATAGACGAAGTAGGTTTTATTGTAAAAAATATATTAGATAATGGAAAAATATTATTAAAAGAATTAGGGAATGTTAGTGATTATGCAAAATTTAATATTAGAGGTAGAATAACTACTACTTCTGGAAATAAAATATATGGTATAATTAATGGAGGTTCTGATGACTTACATTTCGATTTAGGAATAACTAATAAGAATGATATTGAAAAATTAGGGATAGAAGTAGGTAATATGGTTTGTTTTGCTACTGAATTTAAAGATTATAAAATAAATAATATTGTTGAAGGTAAAGCATTAGATAATCGTGTTGGATGTTACATTTTGGCACAAACTATAAAAAAATTAAAAAATAAAAATCTAAATTCAAGTATATATTTTGCATTTTCATCAAGTGAAGAAGTTGGATTAAGAGGTGGAAAAACTGCAGCTAGTTTAATAAATCCAAATATTGCTTTTGTAATTGATGTAGTTAGTGCAAAAAATGTATTTGATAATAGTGGTTTAAATACTCGAAAAAATGGAAATGGTTTTTTAATAGAAGTTTACGATAAAACTTTTATTCCATCTAAAAAAATGATTAATCTAGTTAAAAATATTGCTATAAAGAAAAATATTAAATACCAACTTGATACTATGAATGGCGGTGGAACTAATGCTGGAGAAATACATAAATTAGGAAAAGGTATTCCAAGTCTAGTAACTGCTATTTCTCTTAGATATTGCCACGGATCTCATAGTATGGTAAATATGAATGATGTAAATGATTTAATAAATGTATATGTTCAGTTATTACAAGAAATATAAAAAATGGAGTGTATAATAAAGTGTGTAAATTATAAAAATAATTTATGCACTTTATTTTTATTTAAAAACAATATATATCAATAGAAATAAATTGAAAGAAAATGAATTAATTTGTTATGTTAGTAAAAAAAAATAAATGTAGTAAAGCAATAAGCAAAGGCTATTGCCTAAAAGTGCTAAAGAGATGCAAGATGCTCTTTATGAGAAATATTAAAAATAGTGAGACCTATAATGCTTCTCATAGATTTTGAATACATTATATATTTAGTCTCACTAAAATAAAATTTACATAACTTGCTTGTCAAATTCTAATTTTTTTTAATTAATTTTCTTAATTCTTTCATTTCATTTTCTAATTCTTTAATTTTTTCGTTTTGTTCTTTACTTTCTTTCATATACTCTAGAATTTTCTTTTCCATTCTTTTTATAACGTCATCTTTTGTACTACTTACTACTGTCATACCAAAGCCTAGTCCTACTCCTACATTTCCTCTCATATTTGTTGATACTCCCAACTTATATGAAAATCTTTCTGTATTTCCACTGATTCCTACTGCTAATGCATGTTCTCCTCCATATGTTCCATATGCCCCTGTTATATTAACCAAACCTTCTCTTGGTTGTGTCATACTTGACATAGCTATTGCATTCGCTACTCCACCTAGGGCTAAGTTTGATTTTGCATTAATACCTTCTAATTTTTTATCTACTTCTGCTTTGTTATAGTAGTTTTCAGCTGAAAAAGAATTAGCCGCAACATAATCTTTTAATTGTTTTACATTTACTGCATCTGTATCAGCTGTTCCTTTTGCAACAAATTTTAATTGTCTTTGTGTAGTCTCATTACCAATTGATACTGCATTTTCTATTGCTTCAGAGCCATTACCTATTACTACTGCGTTATTTTTTTTATTAATTTTAACTTCATTCCCTAATACAATATTATTTTCACCATATATTTCATTATTATTACCATGTAATATATTATTATTTCCAACAGTAATATTTTCAACTCCAAATACTTGATTTTTATCTCCTTTAGTATAGTTTTTTTCACCTATAGAATTAGAACCATTACCAAAAGTTGCACTATTAGAACCTAATGTTACAGAATCAATACCTGCTGTTAAAGCATTAGTACCTATTGCATACGATCTAATCCCTATTGCATATGAAGAAGTTCCATATGCTAAATTATCTTCTCCTTTATATTCAATACTCTTTAAAAGTTCTTTCAATTCATTATTAAATTTTTCTTTCCATTCTGTAAAATATGCTACTCTTCCTTCATATTCATTTAACAAATCTTTTTCTTTTTCTACGTTTTTATTTAACTCATCATATGTTTTCCCTACATTGTAGTGTGACACTTTATTCCTAAAAGCAATTTTGTATAACTCTTCACTACAATTATCCATTTTATCAATTTCAAATTCTTTATGAGCTTCCAAAAAACTTTGTATTAAAGGCAATCTATATGTTTTTATTTTTGCCTTTATATCCTTAACATTTTCATTTATTATATTATTGTCTTGTGGTTTACCATAATATGGACTAATATCATATACATTACCTGCCATAGGCTCTTTTAATTTATAACTAATACAATCTGATAAATATTTTTTCAAATTTTTTTCATCATCTAATTTCAAATAATCCCAAACAACTTGATCATTAATAAATCCTTTTATTTTAGCCTTACTTAAATTAGAATTTCTATTATCATCAGCTTCATCTTTAAATGTAATATTTTCTATTGTTTCACCAACTAATCCTTTTTTATCTATTAAATAATCAGCTATTTTTCTTAAAGTAGCTCTGTAATCTCCAATTGGTGTACCAAACTTTTTATTAATTTCAATATTTTTTAATATTATTATATTAGCAAATTCTCTAAATTTTTCTCTATCATCTGTAACTTGTTTTAATTGTGTTTCTACTTTTTGTTTATCAATAAAAAAATCATTTATTATTTTCATTTGACTTTCTATAGAATTTATTCTTTTTAATTTATTTATATATTGTTCTTTTATATCCTTAACTCTATTATCTATATCTGCTTTTGTTTTTTGTATTTCATTTTCTATTTTACTCTTATCAATTAAATTTGAATTATAATATTCAAAATAATTATCTAAAGAATTAGAATTCGTTCCAATTGCAATACTATTTTTTGTTAAACTTATACCATCACTACCTTTAACATAAGAATTTTCACCTATTTCAAACTCATTTATTCTATTCTCAGATAAAGTAATACTACCAGTAATTACAAATAAAATTATTATTAATATTTGTCTTGTATTTTTATTCATTTCTACCTCTCCCTATCCCATTATATACCCCCCCCCCCGAAATTTTGTCAAGTTTTATTATCCAAATGTTAACTTTTTTTCATCAAAAAACCCTTAGCTACTATACTAAGGGTTTAAAACAATTATGTATCAAACGTATTGATAACTATTTCCATTCATATTTTAAGTTTAAACTTGTTTTAATTTGAGTATCTGTATACTTAAATTCTTTTCCAACTGTTTTAAATTTAACTGGAGTTTCAACACTTCCTGTTAATGTTAATGTGTCAGTTGGTTTGTATTCAGCTGATACTTTTGGTGTTAATGTTAATTCTGTACCTACTAATACTCCTTGTAGTGTATTTAATGTAAGGTGAGCTGTTGCTTCTGGTGTTACATTGAATTTTTCATTTACATCATATTTGTATTTTGCATTTACATCAAAATCAAATTTACCATGGTGTGCCATTCCTACTCCATTTAATAGTAGAGAAGCTCCTTGTAATTTAGATTTACCTGTTAATGTTAATTTTTCATTTAACATCTTGTATTCAGCTTCTAAGTTTACACCATATGTTACTATATCAGAACGTAATAAAGGTGTTTTTTCTAAGTTATAGTGTCCTAAGAATGGATTAACAGTTAATTTTAATCCTTCAACACCTGTATATATTGCTTTGAAGTCATATGTATCTGAGTAATTGTATGCTCCTATTGTATCTTTAAAGTCACCATCATCTAATTTTGCAACCTTATTTACATTTACTTTAAAGTCAAATGCTCCTTCTAATCTTAAGTCTTTTACACCTTCATAAGCTGCACCTAAGTGACCTGAAACGTAGTCTACTCTTTCTCCAGGTTTTACAACATTTTTAGCATAGTTATGTTTGATTTCAAGATTTGCTTTTACATCTCTTAATCCTTTAACGTATACATCTTTATCTTTTTCACTTTCAACAAAGATTTTG
It encodes:
- a CDS encoding BglG family transcription antiterminator: MLTKRSIDLIYDISTEKYTLTELANKHHISDRMLRYDINEINEVFIKYFNDNIIEIKNSNVYLLIDPTTYNKYISQLPIEIYTLTSNEREYLIILDILLFNNKFKIQEICDTYLVSKSTTRQIIKNISYILSKYKLKLCVSSSINKGYTLVANELDIRKFLINHLQDKRQITENNPFMEKLIENKINKFSCATTIKQAKNEILNFLKEYDLNINDEAFMIVSYYLFLAKNRNYQGFHIKNESIDNRTFLYNTKEYNCVKQKINKVYFNENDILVITDFLIGLYNFNKNYSFFANWVLTEQLVFNILKKLSNEFNIDFTKDKILINELLHHIKPAIYRMKNNLKLSESIVDQVIKEYGETYFKVNKALEYLKDILNIELDADEISFITIMIQRSIKRNSKIKVSNYPKILIICGFGYSSSKLIAENLNENFYVNIVDTIPYNKLQNYKNISNIDLIITTIDITLNTHDILKVNTIFNEEDINKLSDYGLVKRNIKIPEKELLEFIENNRNLSKENLKIKIRENFKNYILEEIDENNYKNFYEFLNKNNTRFQLDINNLDELLNTINELMCSNGYTTPKYINSLKIQIKKYGSYIQIGKKTILPHGELNVDVLKTGFVLITLKNPINFFGEKISIIIALASKNVEEHRLAVLDINKYLKNNDFETKLEKIKNYIELIKFLKSLFVEGDSNENSRY
- a CDS encoding PTS sugar transporter subunit IIA is translated as MKIVDINNILYKEKLKTKEKIIKKMLTKVTNDTLKEKNLFNEIIKREEIENTVIGFNFAIPHSKTDFVDKPYVIYAQLENEIEWAKNEELVKYVMLVLVPKKNSDVHIDILKDISTKLINEDFRKKLENVKNISEIYEVLNV
- a CDS encoding PTS fructose transporter subunit IIB; this encodes MAKFVAICACPMGLAHTFMAADSLKKAAEELGVEIKIETQGADGIKNELTKKDIKEADAVIHAIAITPQGIERFDDVDVYEISLKEAIREGKQVLQEIMEELNLK
- a CDS encoding PTS fructose transporter subunit IIC: MAIRRRGHEVSGFQSFYKHIMTGISYMIPILIMGGLIGAFSQVIPYVIFKLSPSVSILDAINSGNFTGMNLQLLKLASLMESFGFTLFSFAIPMFAAFVANSIGGKTALAAGFIGGYIANKPISVIKLVDGVFDKVSPVPSGFLGAILIAIFVGYTVKWLNKHIKLPENWLAFKTTFLIPLLSAVLCMIAMIFVVTPVGGWINIQIRNILELAGKQGEYVYALILSAATAFDLGGPVNKAAGFVALGFTTEKILPLTARNIAIVIPSIGLGLSTMIDRLLVGRRVYNKEFYDAGKTSMFLAFMGISEGAIPFALENPMFVIPLYVISAIIGSLTAILLGAVQWFPESAIWAWPLVEGLPQYILGILVGSVIIAIVNVFYRNYQIKNGKIQVDDDDEI
- a CDS encoding MalY/PatB family protein produces the protein MMKYNFDEIVNTNNDIRRKWNKDIIKNIFNIEPTENFIPLWIADMDFKVPENLKSEIIKFISESNMGYTFLTDDFFNCIINWYNKRKNIVLKKEWINITYGTVGALHILNQVFLNENDCSLILTPVYEPFKNAATDNNRNIVTSKLIIKENRYYINFLDVENKIKKFHPKLFILCNPHNPSGRIWNLNELNKIAKLCYENDVILVSDEVHSEMIHIGKYYSSLNIDNRYINNLIVLSSPNKAFNLGGLKTSYSIIPNKLLREKFKCGMKKNSVTSPNIIGLICLVTAYNKCEDWLDELTKYIYENYKLFSSNLEKIGLSYQKMESSYLIWVNLENTKKDGKWWTTKLKEKGILVETGYDFIENGENFIRINLGIPRKYLFKVLEIMKEECYELTRNSK
- a CDS encoding M20/M25/M40 family metallo-hydrolase, translated to MNLLETLSNLDAVASNEDEIKNFLKTELSQYADEILYDNLGSIIFKIGNNDNFKIMLDAHIDEVGFIVKNILDNGKILLKELGNVSDYAKFNIRGRITTTSGNKIYGIINGGSDDLHFDLGITNKNDIEKLGIEVGNMVCFATEFKDYKINNIVEGKALDNRVGCYILAQTIKKLKNKNLNSSIYFAFSSSEEVGLRGGKTAASLINPNIAFVIDVVSAKNVFDNSGLNTRKNGNGFLIEVYDKTFIPSKKMINLVKNIAIKKNIKYQLDTMNGGGTNAGEIHKLGKGIPSLVTAISLRYCHGSHSMVNMNDVNDLINVYVQLLQEI
- a CDS encoding YadA family autotransporter adhesin; amino-acid sequence: MNKNTRQILIIILFVITGSITLSENRINEFEIGENSYVKGSDGISLTKNSIAIGTNSNSLDNYFEYYNSNLIDKSKIENEIQKTKADIDNRVKDIKEQYINKLKRINSIESQMKIINDFFIDKQKVETQLKQVTDDREKFREFANIIILKNIEINKKFGTPIGDYRATLRKIADYLIDKKGLVGETIENITFKDEADDNRNSNLSKAKIKGFINDQVVWDYLKLDDEKNLKKYLSDCISYKLKEPMAGNVYDISPYYGKPQDNNIINENVKDIKAKIKTYRLPLIQSFLEAHKEFEIDKMDNCSEELYKIAFRNKVSHYNVGKTYDELNKNVEKEKDLLNEYEGRVAYFTEWKEKFNNELKELLKSIEYKGEDNLAYGTSSYAIGIRSYAIGTNALTAGIDSVTLGSNSATFGNGSNSIGEKNYTKGDKNQVFGVENITVGNNNILHGNNNEIYGENNIVLGNEVKINKKNNAVVIGNGSEAIENAVSIGNETTQRQLKFVAKGTADTDAVNVKQLKDYVAANSFSAENYYNKAEVDKKLEGINAKSNLALGGVANAIAMSSMTQPREGLVNITGAYGTYGGEHALAVGISGNTERFSYKLGVSTNMRGNVGVGLGFGMTVVSSTKDDVIKRMEKKILEYMKESKEQNEKIKELENEMKELRKLIKKN